A window from Drosophila subobscura isolate 14011-0131.10 chromosome O, UCBerk_Dsub_1.0, whole genome shotgun sequence encodes these proteins:
- the LOC117899098 gene encoding succinate--CoA ligase [ADP-forming] subunit beta, mitochondrial isoform X3, translating into MASFLARTGGPLIESVRPKTVQKILSYAPVALQQLRNLNVQEHVSYTLLNESGIPTPRFAVAKNGKEASDIANKLKTDNLVLKAQVLAGGRGKGTFKNGLKGGVRVVYDPKTAEELSSKMIDQLLITKQTGAAGRICKKVMVAERKFPRREFYFAVMMERAFNGPVLIASKEGGVDIEEVAKENPDAIIYEPIDIAKGLTEEQACKIVEKVGLGGDGSGEHVKMLLNLYQLFVKKDALLVEINPYAEDAMSGFFALDAKLRFDDNAEFRQKELFSMRDWTQEDPKEVEAAKYNLNYIALDGTIGCMVNGAGLAMATMDIIKLYGGEPANFLDVGGGATADAVKAAFKIITSDRKVLCLLVNIFGGIMRCDVIAEGIIAAAKDLNLNLPIVVRLQGTKVKEARELIRASGLKILARDDLDKAADLAVHLAQIVKLAREMKMDVNFEIPADQK; encoded by the exons ATGGCTTCATTCCTGGCACGAACCGGCGGTCCACTAATCGAGTCCGTCAGACCCAAGACCGTTCAAAAG ATTCTCAGCTATGCTCCGGTTGCGCTGCAGCAGTTGCGGAACCTGAACGTGCAGGAACATGTCTCGTACACCCTCCTCAACGAGAGTGGAATCCCAACACCTCG CTTCGCTGTGGCCAAGAATGGCAAGGAGGCGAGCGACATTGCCAACAAGCTGAAAACAGACAATCTTGTGCTGAAGGCGCAAGTTCTGGCCGGTGGTCGAGGCAAGGGAACCTTCAAGAATGGCCTCAAGGGTGGCGTGCGTGTGGTCTATGA CCCTAAAACCGCCGAGGAACTTTCCTCGAAAATGATTGACCAACTCCTGATTACCAAGCAAACCGGAGCCGCTGGTCGCATCTGCAAGAAAGTGATGGTTGCTGAGAGGAAATTCCCCCGCCGTGAGTTCTACTTTGCCGTCATGATGGAGCGTGCCTTCAAT GGTCCCGTTTTGATCGCCTCTAAGGAGGGTGGCGTGGATATCGAGGAGGTGGCCAAGGAGAATCCAGATGCCATCATCTACGAGCCCATCGATATTGCCAAGGGTCTGACCGAGGAGCAGGCATGCAAAATTGTCGAGAAGGTCGGCCTTGGCGGCGACGGCTCCGGTGAGCATGTTAAGATGCTGCTCAACCTATACCAGCTGTTCGTGAAGAAGGATGCTCTCTTGGTGGAGATCAATCCCTACGCCGAGGATGCCATGAGCGGCT TCTTTGCACTGGATGCCAAACTGCGTTTCGATGACAATGCTGAGTTCCGTCAGAAGGAGCTGTTCTCTATGCGGGACTGGACCCAGGAGGATCCCAAGGAAGTGGAGGCTGCCAAATACAATTTGAATTACATTGCCCTGGATGGCACCATCGGCTGCATGGTGAACGGTGCCGgtctggccatggccaccatGGACATCATCAAGCTGTATGGCGGTGAGCCAGCCAATTTCCTGGATGTGGGTGGCGGTGCCACTGCCGATGCTGTCAAGGCTGCCTTCAAGATCATTACCTCGGACAGGAAGGTGCTCTGCCTGTTGGTGAACATCTTTGGCGGCATTATGCGTTGCGATGTCATTGCTGAGGGTatcattgctgctgccaaggATCTGAATCTTAACTTGCCCATTGTTGTGCGTCTGCAG GGCACCAAAGTGAAGGAGGCTCGCGAACTGATACGCGCATCTGGCCTGAAGATTTTGGCTCGTGACGATCTCGACAAGGCCGCCGATCTGGCCGTGCATTTGGCGCAGATTGTGAAGTTAGCTcgcgaaatgaaaatggatgTGAACTTCGAGATTCCCGCCGACCAAAAGTAG
- the LOC117899098 gene encoding succinate--CoA ligase [ADP-forming] subunit beta, mitochondrial isoform X2, with protein sequence MASFLARTGGPLIESVRPKTVQKILSYAPVALQQLRNLNVQEHVSYTLLNESGIPTPRFAVAKNGKEASDIANKLKTDNLVLKAQVLAGGRGKGTFKNGLKGGVRVVYDPKTAEELSSKMIDQLLITKQTGAAGRICKKVMVAERKFPRREFYFAVMMERAFNGPVLIASKEGGVDIEEVAKENPDAIIYEPIDIAKGLTEEQACKIVEKVGLGGDGSGEHVKMLLNLYQLFVKKDALLVEINPYAEDAMSGFFALDAKLRFDDNAEFRQKELFSMRDWTQEDPKEVEAAKYNLNYIALDGTIGCMVNGAGLAMATMDIIKLYGGEPANFLDVGGGATADAVKAAFKIITSDRKVLCLLVNIFGGIMRCDVIAEGIIAAAKDLNLNLPIVVRLQGTKVKEARELIRASGLKILARDDLDKAADLAVHLAQIVKLAREMKMDVNFEIPADQKGKGKKDEGKKECKEEKSKSKERNNEKSKKK encoded by the exons ATGGCTTCATTCCTGGCACGAACCGGCGGTCCACTAATCGAGTCCGTCAGACCCAAGACCGTTCAAAAG ATTCTCAGCTATGCTCCGGTTGCGCTGCAGCAGTTGCGGAACCTGAACGTGCAGGAACATGTCTCGTACACCCTCCTCAACGAGAGTGGAATCCCAACACCTCG CTTCGCTGTGGCCAAGAATGGCAAGGAGGCGAGCGACATTGCCAACAAGCTGAAAACAGACAATCTTGTGCTGAAGGCGCAAGTTCTGGCCGGTGGTCGAGGCAAGGGAACCTTCAAGAATGGCCTCAAGGGTGGCGTGCGTGTGGTCTATGA CCCTAAAACCGCCGAGGAACTTTCCTCGAAAATGATTGACCAACTCCTGATTACCAAGCAAACCGGAGCCGCTGGTCGCATCTGCAAGAAAGTGATGGTTGCTGAGAGGAAATTCCCCCGCCGTGAGTTCTACTTTGCCGTCATGATGGAGCGTGCCTTCAAT GGTCCCGTTTTGATCGCCTCTAAGGAGGGTGGCGTGGATATCGAGGAGGTGGCCAAGGAGAATCCAGATGCCATCATCTACGAGCCCATCGATATTGCCAAGGGTCTGACCGAGGAGCAGGCATGCAAAATTGTCGAGAAGGTCGGCCTTGGCGGCGACGGCTCCGGTGAGCATGTTAAGATGCTGCTCAACCTATACCAGCTGTTCGTGAAGAAGGATGCTCTCTTGGTGGAGATCAATCCCTACGCCGAGGATGCCATGAGCGGCT TCTTTGCACTGGATGCCAAACTGCGTTTCGATGACAATGCTGAGTTCCGTCAGAAGGAGCTGTTCTCTATGCGGGACTGGACCCAGGAGGATCCCAAGGAAGTGGAGGCTGCCAAATACAATTTGAATTACATTGCCCTGGATGGCACCATCGGCTGCATGGTGAACGGTGCCGgtctggccatggccaccatGGACATCATCAAGCTGTATGGCGGTGAGCCAGCCAATTTCCTGGATGTGGGTGGCGGTGCCACTGCCGATGCTGTCAAGGCTGCCTTCAAGATCATTACCTCGGACAGGAAGGTGCTCTGCCTGTTGGTGAACATCTTTGGCGGCATTATGCGTTGCGATGTCATTGCTGAGGGTatcattgctgctgccaaggATCTGAATCTTAACTTGCCCATTGTTGTGCGTCTGCAG GGCACCAAAGTGAAGGAGGCTCGCGAACTGATACGCGCATCTGGCCTGAAGATTTTGGCTCGTGACGATCTCGACAAGGCCGCCGATCTGGCCGTGCATTTGGCGCAGATTGTGAAGTTAGCTcgcgaaatgaaaatggatgTGAACTTCGAGATTCCCGCCGACCAAAA GGGTAAGGGCAAGAAAGATGAAGGCAAGAAGGAATGTAAGGAAGAGAAAAGCAAGAGCAAGGAACGCAACAATGAGAAAAGCAAGAAGAAGTAG
- the LOC117897623 gene encoding maternal effect protein oskar isoform X2 gives MATFRSVHSEPYTSKNSSSSSNRLTALRKRLTTCFQQWCQQLQQPPSYRKSGANHFYKIFVQADYKVFGEKTKYIRQFKKIFKGNKDLARKSEPERVVVVPETETVPAQSVDVTEAIQRKQLQLVARLFSSTLISTEEEISCSYNSNSSMTIIESNYIGVREEYPEIDSEIRSILLANAQSGITISSIKNEYRKLTGNPFPLHENVTDFLLTIPHVTAECSVTGKRIFNMKPRPETLHLYEMVVNQKSSNDLVSHDHPVAARPPRLWRYQYKRRALSSLNTNNNLNRNINHIEEKLSAVGSKEATLQAQVGPLQQLARAAAESNWCYQDNWNHLNNCYRRANIFTDPPEKPTPLPAQENQHPHISQNQQENLKNHQENLKNQLNLLVSEQHQQQESRTSKKRRNDFSPTPTPTTISSGTQHDSMFTINSDYDAYLLDFPLLGDDFLLYMARMELRCRFKRSVRVLQSGLCVSGQTISAARSRLHHVQMFKDTHVIVNIGSVDIMRGKPIVQIQHDFRQLIKDMHKRGLTPILTTLAPLANYCHDKVVCDKVAKFNHFIWKECASYLKVIDIHSCLVNENGVVRFDCFQYMSRNVTGSRESYVFWNKIGRQRVLQMIEASLEY, from the exons ATGGCCACTTTCAGAAGTGTCCACAGCGAGCCATACACTAgtaaaaacagcagcagcagcagcaatcgcctGACGGCATTGAGAAAACGCCTGACCACGTGTTTCCAGCAGTGGTGccaacagctacagcagccGCCTTCCTACCGCAAAAGTGGCGCCAACCACTTTTACAAGATCTTTGTGCAAGCCGACTACAAGGTATTTGGCGAAAAGACCAAATATATTCGGCAGTTTAAGAAGATTTTCAAGGGAAACAAGGATTTGGCTAGGAAAAGTGAACCAGAGAGGGTAGTGGTAGTGcccgagacagagacagtgcCCGCCCAATCAGTGGATGTGACAGAGGCGATACAGAGGAAACAGCTACAGCTTGTGGCCAGACTCTTTTCATCTACACTGATATCCACGGAGGAGGAGATATCCTGTagctacaacagcaacagcagcatgacCATCATAGAGAGCAATTACATTGGAGTGCGGGAGGAGTACCCGGAAATAGACAGCGAGATACGGTCCATTTTGCTGGCCAATGCCCAAAGTGGCATCACGATATCGAGCATCAAAA ATGAGTATCGGAAATTAACGGGCAATCCGTTTCCACTGCACGAAAATGTCACCGACTTTCTGCTCACCATCCCCCACGTGACCGCCGAGTGCAGCGTGACCGGGAAGCGAATTTTTAATATGAAGCCACGCCCAGAGACACTCCACCTGTACGAGATGGTGGTCAATCAGAAGAGTAGCAACGACCTGGTGTCCCACGACCATCCGGTGGCGGCACGACCCCCACGCTTGTGGCGCTATCAGTACAAGCGTCGGGCCCTGTCCTCACtgaacaccaacaacaatctcAACCGAAATATCAATCACATCGAGGAGAAGCTATCGGCTGTTGGCAGCAAAGAAGCTACACTCCAAGCCCAGGTGGgtccactgcagcagctggccaggGCTGCGGCGGAGTCCAACTGGTGCTATCAGGACAATTGGAATCATCT CAACAATTGCTATCGGCGAGCCAACATCTTTACCGACCCTCCAGAGAAGCCAACGCCGTTGCCGGCTCAAGAAAATCAACATCCTCACATCAGCCAGAACCAGCAAGAAAACCTAAAGAACCACCAAGAAAACCTAAAGAACCAACTGAATTTGCTAGTGTCcgaacagcatcagcagcaggagagtcGCACCTCGAAAAAGCGACGCAATGATTTctcgcccacacccacacccactacCATATCGAGTGGGACGCAGCATGACTCCATGTTCACCATCAACTCCGATTACGATGCCTACTTGCTGGACTTTCCCCTATTGGGGGATGATTTCCTCTTGTATATGGCCCGCATGGAGCTGAGGTGTCGGTTCAAGCGAAGCGTGAGGGTCCTGCAGTCAGGTCTGTGCGTCTCTGGGCAGACAATAAGTGCCGCCCGGTCGCGATTGCATCATGTCCAAATGTTCAAGGACACGCATGTAATTGTCAACATTGGATCCGTGGACATAATGCGAGGCAAACCGATTGTGCAAATCCAGCATGACTTTCGTCAGTTGATCAAAGACATGCACAAGCGGGGACTGACCCCGATCCTAACCACTCTGGCCCCGCTCGCCAATTATTGTCACGACAAAGTGGTGTGCGACAAGGTGGCAAAGTTCAACCATTTCATTTGGAAAGAGTGCGCAAGTTACCTGAAAGTGATCGATATACACTCGTGCCTGGTCAACGAAAATGGCGTCGTGCGGTTCGATTGTTTCCAGTA CATGTCCCGCAATGTAACGGGCTCCAGGGAATCCTATGTGTTCTGGAACAAAATTGGCCGGCAACGTGTTTTGCAAATGATTGAAGCGAGTCTGGAGTATTGA
- the LOC117897623 gene encoding maternal effect protein oskar isoform X1 → MATFRSVHSEPYTSKNSSSSSNRLTALRKRLTTCFQQWCQQLQQPPSYRKSGANHFYKIFVQADYKVFGEKTKYIRQFKKIFKGNKDLARKSEPERVVVVPETETVPAQSVDVTEAIQRKQLQLVARLFSSTLISTEEEISCSYNSNSSMTIIESNYIGVREEYPEIDSEIRSILLANAQSGITISSIKNEYRKLTGNPFPLHENVTDFLLTIPHVTAECSVTGKRIFNMKPRPETLHLYEMVVNQKSSNDLVSHDHPVAARPPRLWRYQYKRRALSSLNTNNNLNRNINHIEEKLSAVGSKEATLQAQVGPLQQLARAAAESNWCYQDNWNHLNNCYRRANIFTDPPEKPTPLPAQENQHPHISQNQQENLKNHQENLKNQLNLLVSEQHQQQESRTSKKRRNDFSPTPTPTTISSGTQHDSMFTINSDYDAYLLDFPLLGDDFLLYMARMELRCRFKRSVRVLQSGLCVSGQTISAARSRLHHVQMFKDTHVIVNIGSVDIMRGKPIVQIQHDFRQLIKDMHKRGLTPILTTLAPLANYCHDKVVCDKVAKFNHFIWKECASYLKVIDIHSCLVNENGVVRFDCFQ, encoded by the exons ATGGCCACTTTCAGAAGTGTCCACAGCGAGCCATACACTAgtaaaaacagcagcagcagcagcaatcgcctGACGGCATTGAGAAAACGCCTGACCACGTGTTTCCAGCAGTGGTGccaacagctacagcagccGCCTTCCTACCGCAAAAGTGGCGCCAACCACTTTTACAAGATCTTTGTGCAAGCCGACTACAAGGTATTTGGCGAAAAGACCAAATATATTCGGCAGTTTAAGAAGATTTTCAAGGGAAACAAGGATTTGGCTAGGAAAAGTGAACCAGAGAGGGTAGTGGTAGTGcccgagacagagacagtgcCCGCCCAATCAGTGGATGTGACAGAGGCGATACAGAGGAAACAGCTACAGCTTGTGGCCAGACTCTTTTCATCTACACTGATATCCACGGAGGAGGAGATATCCTGTagctacaacagcaacagcagcatgacCATCATAGAGAGCAATTACATTGGAGTGCGGGAGGAGTACCCGGAAATAGACAGCGAGATACGGTCCATTTTGCTGGCCAATGCCCAAAGTGGCATCACGATATCGAGCATCAAAA ATGAGTATCGGAAATTAACGGGCAATCCGTTTCCACTGCACGAAAATGTCACCGACTTTCTGCTCACCATCCCCCACGTGACCGCCGAGTGCAGCGTGACCGGGAAGCGAATTTTTAATATGAAGCCACGCCCAGAGACACTCCACCTGTACGAGATGGTGGTCAATCAGAAGAGTAGCAACGACCTGGTGTCCCACGACCATCCGGTGGCGGCACGACCCCCACGCTTGTGGCGCTATCAGTACAAGCGTCGGGCCCTGTCCTCACtgaacaccaacaacaatctcAACCGAAATATCAATCACATCGAGGAGAAGCTATCGGCTGTTGGCAGCAAAGAAGCTACACTCCAAGCCCAGGTGGgtccactgcagcagctggccaggGCTGCGGCGGAGTCCAACTGGTGCTATCAGGACAATTGGAATCATCT CAACAATTGCTATCGGCGAGCCAACATCTTTACCGACCCTCCAGAGAAGCCAACGCCGTTGCCGGCTCAAGAAAATCAACATCCTCACATCAGCCAGAACCAGCAAGAAAACCTAAAGAACCACCAAGAAAACCTAAAGAACCAACTGAATTTGCTAGTGTCcgaacagcatcagcagcaggagagtcGCACCTCGAAAAAGCGACGCAATGATTTctcgcccacacccacacccactacCATATCGAGTGGGACGCAGCATGACTCCATGTTCACCATCAACTCCGATTACGATGCCTACTTGCTGGACTTTCCCCTATTGGGGGATGATTTCCTCTTGTATATGGCCCGCATGGAGCTGAGGTGTCGGTTCAAGCGAAGCGTGAGGGTCCTGCAGTCAGGTCTGTGCGTCTCTGGGCAGACAATAAGTGCCGCCCGGTCGCGATTGCATCATGTCCAAATGTTCAAGGACACGCATGTAATTGTCAACATTGGATCCGTGGACATAATGCGAGGCAAACCGATTGTGCAAATCCAGCATGACTTTCGTCAGTTGATCAAAGACATGCACAAGCGGGGACTGACCCCGATCCTAACCACTCTGGCCCCGCTCGCCAATTATTGTCACGACAAAGTGGTGTGCGACAAGGTGGCAAAGTTCAACCATTTCATTTGGAAAGAGTGCGCAAGTTACCTGAAAGTGATCGATATACACTCGTGCCTGGTCAACGAAAATGGCGTCGTGCGGTTCGATTGTTTCCAGTAG
- the LOC117899098 gene encoding succinate--CoA ligase [ADP-forming] subunit beta, mitochondrial isoform X1, with the protein MASFLARTGGPLIESVRPKTVQKILSYAPVALQQLRNLNVQEHVSYTLLNESGIPTPRFAVAKNGKEASDIANKLKTDNLVLKAQVLAGGRGKGTFKNGLKGGVRVVYDPKTAEELSSKMIDQLLITKQTGAAGRICKKVMVAERKFPRREFYFAVMMERAFNGPVLIASKEGGVDIEEVAKENPDAIIYEPIDIAKGLTEEQACKIVEKVGLGGDGSGEHVKMLLNLYQLFVKKDALLVEINPYAEDAMSGCFFALDAKLRFDDNAEFRQKELFSMRDWTQEDPKEVEAAKYNLNYIALDGTIGCMVNGAGLAMATMDIIKLYGGEPANFLDVGGGATADAVKAAFKIITSDRKVLCLLVNIFGGIMRCDVIAEGIIAAAKDLNLNLPIVVRLQGTKVKEARELIRASGLKILARDDLDKAADLAVHLAQIVKLAREMKMDVNFEIPADQKGKGKKDEGKKECKEEKSKSKERNNEKSKKK; encoded by the exons ATGGCTTCATTCCTGGCACGAACCGGCGGTCCACTAATCGAGTCCGTCAGACCCAAGACCGTTCAAAAG ATTCTCAGCTATGCTCCGGTTGCGCTGCAGCAGTTGCGGAACCTGAACGTGCAGGAACATGTCTCGTACACCCTCCTCAACGAGAGTGGAATCCCAACACCTCG CTTCGCTGTGGCCAAGAATGGCAAGGAGGCGAGCGACATTGCCAACAAGCTGAAAACAGACAATCTTGTGCTGAAGGCGCAAGTTCTGGCCGGTGGTCGAGGCAAGGGAACCTTCAAGAATGGCCTCAAGGGTGGCGTGCGTGTGGTCTATGA CCCTAAAACCGCCGAGGAACTTTCCTCGAAAATGATTGACCAACTCCTGATTACCAAGCAAACCGGAGCCGCTGGTCGCATCTGCAAGAAAGTGATGGTTGCTGAGAGGAAATTCCCCCGCCGTGAGTTCTACTTTGCCGTCATGATGGAGCGTGCCTTCAAT GGTCCCGTTTTGATCGCCTCTAAGGAGGGTGGCGTGGATATCGAGGAGGTGGCCAAGGAGAATCCAGATGCCATCATCTACGAGCCCATCGATATTGCCAAGGGTCTGACCGAGGAGCAGGCATGCAAAATTGTCGAGAAGGTCGGCCTTGGCGGCGACGGCTCCGGTGAGCATGTTAAGATGCTGCTCAACCTATACCAGCTGTTCGTGAAGAAGGATGCTCTCTTGGTGGAGATCAATCCCTACGCCGAGGATGCCATGAGCGGCT GCT TCTTTGCACTGGATGCCAAACTGCGTTTCGATGACAATGCTGAGTTCCGTCAGAAGGAGCTGTTCTCTATGCGGGACTGGACCCAGGAGGATCCCAAGGAAGTGGAGGCTGCCAAATACAATTTGAATTACATTGCCCTGGATGGCACCATCGGCTGCATGGTGAACGGTGCCGgtctggccatggccaccatGGACATCATCAAGCTGTATGGCGGTGAGCCAGCCAATTTCCTGGATGTGGGTGGCGGTGCCACTGCCGATGCTGTCAAGGCTGCCTTCAAGATCATTACCTCGGACAGGAAGGTGCTCTGCCTGTTGGTGAACATCTTTGGCGGCATTATGCGTTGCGATGTCATTGCTGAGGGTatcattgctgctgccaaggATCTGAATCTTAACTTGCCCATTGTTGTGCGTCTGCAG GGCACCAAAGTGAAGGAGGCTCGCGAACTGATACGCGCATCTGGCCTGAAGATTTTGGCTCGTGACGATCTCGACAAGGCCGCCGATCTGGCCGTGCATTTGGCGCAGATTGTGAAGTTAGCTcgcgaaatgaaaatggatgTGAACTTCGAGATTCCCGCCGACCAAAA GGGTAAGGGCAAGAAAGATGAAGGCAAGAAGGAATGTAAGGAAGAGAAAAGCAAGAGCAAGGAACGCAACAATGAGAAAAGCAAGAAGAAGTAG